One genomic segment of Primulina tabacum isolate GXHZ01 chromosome 9, ASM2559414v2, whole genome shotgun sequence includes these proteins:
- the LOC142556418 gene encoding uncharacterized protein LOC142556418, with protein sequence MATDEDMVEMISSEIETLNNQIMDIEERLKKVLLLPTDPLDARNIMLEAIMTSGLVLALLNEKLTGENFLKWKSNINIALVCKNLKFVLTEECSPEPSLNASRSVREIYDRWIAANNKAKCYILAGMNDVLRLKHEHVENSYQIMDSLQVMFSQRSSQSKHEAIKNSMNAKMKKGQSVGAHVLNMVNYFTEAETHDASIDDGTQMSMILESLPPTFLQFKSNYVMNKLNYNMTQLLNELQTFEAISIGKVQEGETNVVENKPSSSKSSLKRKNKWKGKGIQKKQKNWKSFNDINKGNTAKPKGKCFHCGIDGHWKRNCPKYLADLKEKKKGKYDLLVLESCLVTIDSSIWIVDSGATNHVYYSLQIHSSYEKLVDGSFTMREEMERLNRLVNDGPLRELNVDTLPVCESCIEGNMTKRPCSAKDDYSRCGYIYLMHRKSETFGKFKEFHVEAERQLGKSLKCLRSDRAGEYLDTKFKDYLLEHGILYQLTAPGTPQKNGVAERRNRTLLDMSIHKTPLELWNGRKPSLSHFRIWGCPAHVLERKTGKSHPRSKVCLFVGYAKGTRGGWFYDAQEKKVIVSTNAIFLENDYMTDFKPRSKIVLEELLNNEIIPRTTNVVKETTNDTTKPSQDIISPRRSGRVVRLPLRYRQDEEANVVVADWVEDDPLSFQHEMEDPDKEKWLEAMNQEMESIYSNSVWVLVDTPEEVRPIGCKWIYKRKRCADGKVETFKARLVAKGYTQREGVDYEETFSPNLHEATRKFYSTRSRAESLQIT encoded by the exons ATGGCGACTGATGAAGATATGGTTGAAATGATTTCCTCTGAAATTGAGACATTAAATAATCAGATTATGGATATTGAGGAGAGGCTAAAAAAG gtTTTGCTCCTTCCAACAGATCCTCTTGATGCAAGAAACATAATGCTTGAAG CAATCATGACTTCTGGTCTCGTTCTTGCTTTACTTAATGAAAAATTGACTGgtgaaaattttttaaaatggaaGAGTAATATTAACATTGCCCTCGTCTGTAAGAACCTCAAGTTTGTCTTAACGGAGGAATGTTCTCCTGAACCCTCTTTGAATGCTTCTCGTAGTGTACGAGAAATTTATGATCGATGGATCGCGGCAAACAACAAAGCAAAATGCTACATTTTAGCTGGAATGAATGACGTGCTTAGGTTAAAGCACGAGCATGTAGAGAATTCTTATCAGATAATGGATTCTCTACAAGTTATGTTTAGCCAGCGATCTAGTCAATCTAAGCATGAGGccattaagaattctatgaatGCTAAAATGAAAAAAGGGCAATCAGTTGGTGCGCATGTTTTGAACATggttaattacttcactgaagCTGAAACTCATGATGCGAGCATAGATGATGGTACACAAATGAGTATGATTTTAGAATCATTGCCTCCTACTTTCCTGCAATTCAAGAGCAACTATGTCATGAACAAGCTCAATTATAACATGACACAATTGCTCAATGAGTTGCAAACCTTTGAGGCTATTTCCATTGGAAAAGTTCAAGAAGGTGAGACAAATGTTGTCGAGAATAAGCCATCTTCCTCCAAATCTAGTTTGAAGAGGAAGAATAAATGGAAAGGAAAGGGAATTCAGAAAAAGCAAAAGAATTGGAAGAGTTTCAATGACATAAATAAAGGCAATACTGCAAAGCCCAAAGGAAAATGTTTTCATTGTGGGATTGATGGTCACTGGAAGAGAAACTGTCCCAAGTATCTCGCTGACCTAAAAGAGAAGAAGAAAGGTAAATATGATTTACTTGTTCTAGAATCTTGTTTAGTAACCATTGATTCTTCTATATGGATAGTTGATTCGGGTGCTACTAATCACGTTTATTATTCTTTGCAGATACATAGTTCTTATGAAAAGCTTGTCGATGGATCATTCACGATGAGAGAGGAAATG GAAAGATTAAACAGACTTGTAAATGATGGTCCTTTAAGAGAGTTAAATGTTGACACTCTTCCTGTTTGTGAATCTTGTATAGAAGGAAACATGACTAAGAGACCTTGCTCTGCAAAGG ATGATTACTCAAGGTGTGGATATATTTATCTCATGCATAGAAAATCTGAGACTTTTGGaaagttcaaagaatttcaTGTGGAAGCCGAAAGACAACTAGGAAAATCTTTGAAATGTCTTCGATCCGATCGAGCCGGAGAGTATCTTGATACTAAGTTCAAAGATTAtttgctagagcatggtatttTATACCAACTCACAGCACCTGGTACCCCTCAGAaaaatggtgttgctgaaaggagaaatcgcACTTTGCTTGATATG TCAATCCATAAGACACCTCTAGAGTTGTGGAATGGGAGAAAACCTAGTTTATCTCATTTTCGCATATGGGGGTGCCCAGCACATGTGCTGGAACGAAAGACTGGGAAATCGCATCCACGTTCAAAAGTGTGTTTGTTCGTGGGATACGCCAAGGGAACGAGAGGAGGTTGGTTTTATGATGCTCAAGAAAAGAAGGTAATTGTATCGACAAATGCcatttttcttgaaaatgattatatgacCGATTTCAAACCTCGAAGTAAGATTGTACTCGAGGAGTTACTAAATAATGAGATCATTCCACGTACAACAAATGTTGTTAAGGAAACCACTAACGATACCACTAAACCAAGTCAAGATATAATCTCACCTCGACGCAGTGGGAGAGTAGTAAGACTACCCCTCCGCTATCGTCAAGACGAAGAGGCAAATGTTGTAGTCGCTGATTGGGTGGAAGATGATCCATTGTCATTTCAACATGAAATGGAAGATCCTGACAAAGAaaagtggcttgaagctatgAACCAAGAAATGGAGTCGATTTACTCTAATTCTGTCTGGGTTCTTGTAGATACACCTGAAGAGGTTAGACCTATTGGATGTAAATGGATCTATAAGAGAAAGAGATGTGCAGATGGGAAAGTAGAGACTTTTAAAGCAAGATTGGTTGCAAAGGGTTATACCCAAAGAGAGGGAGTCGATTATGAAGAGACTTTCTCTCCTAATCTACATGAAGCAACCAGAAAGTTTTATAGCACAAGGTCAAGAGCAGAAAGTTTGCAAATTACTTAG